The segment GAATTGTTGCTCCAAATACGGGATGCATCCCCATTATACTTTGCTTTTATATCATGAACAGCCTCGTAAAAGACAGAGGCCATTGTGTCATTGAATCTATGCAGCGTATTGTTATTAAATATTTCTTTATAACTATCCAAAGAAACGGATGCTAAATCATCTATATCAAAGCTACCAATTATGCTTTTTATTCTATATGGGATTGACCATGCACGTTCCGCTTTCATCTGTCTGTCCATTAAGCAGGCTAAAACATATGCATGTGGAATACATTAAGAAAATCATTTTGTACTTTATCATCCACCAAATGGACTGAATGCCTTTCCGGGTCTTTAAAACGCTCTTTTCCAATGGTCACCAGTAGATGTTCTCCCACCATATCCCTCCTCTCAATAAAACTACACCATCAAATTTCATAGCCGAATTCTCTAAGTCTCTTTATACAAATATCCCTCTCAGCATTTGTAAACAGCTCTGCAAACTCATCCTTTAAAACAAGAGCTTCCACGGATAAGTCCAATCTTTTATTTTCCCACAAAACCTCAAAACCGTATGTTCCACCTTCTTTTGAAATCAGTTGTTTTGCAGCTAGAAGTCCACCCTTTTGTGCTACCAGTTGCATAAATCTTGCCGCATTATACCCGAGTTCCTTCTTGGCGGTAAAATATATGTTTTTCATTTCTTCATTGAATTTGTTCTCCAAAAGTGTCATGACTAGCCCTCCCCTTTTTTGAAATCTAACTTAACTCTAAACCATTTTCAATTTAATCATGTTCCCCGGCAAGGCTTCAAACATCTCCGGATAATGACCGCATCTTGCCCGGATCTGGTTATATTGTGCTTTTCCTCCATTTTTCTGTCTGTATAGCCCTCTATTAAAAATCTCATCTGCCAGGGCAGCAGCATGCATTGTACTATCCACCGCTTCTAAAAGCACAATTTTCATCGCTTCTTGCAATGTATATTTTGGTGTCTCTATATTAGCTTCTTGTTCAATCGCGCCCATATTAGCATCGTATTTCAGGATAATGTAAACCGGTTGGTTGTCCTTAAGTAGAACCACCTTCCCGTTCTTTTCAACTGTCTGAAATACAGAATCAGCATCCACTTTGATTCGGTCAAAAGCTACAAGGCTATCTAGCTTAATTTCCATAATTTATCACCTCGAATAAAGAGTATCAATTGTAAAACAATTTGTCAATACAATTGTATGAACAAAATAGTTATTTGTATGAACAAAAGCACCGATGAGTCTTACTTCAAGGCTCTACCGGTGCTTTAATGTTCTTATATTGCTCACCCTAATATCTCTTTCAGCTCAATTCCACTTCTAAAAATAAAGGTTGCTTCAACCAATGAATGAATCACTACCTTTTCAACCAGTCGTCTAAATAAAGCTGCATCAAATTTTGTGATCGGAGTTTCGCCCGAGTTTAGGAATTCCTCCATCTCATCAATTCTTTTCTGTCTCATGACTTCTGAAAGCTCTGCTTCCTCTATCGCAGCCTTACGCTCTCGGATTTTATCCATTTCTTCTGATACCCTTATATATTCAGCTTCATAAGCTGCAGTCCCGGTTCCAGCTCGTGCATTCAACCTTACTAGTCACCTCCTGCCCCAATTCTTCTAGCCGGTCATTTAACTCCCAATCGTAAACTCCTGCTCCACCTGCTCTATCCCAGTTTTAATATTTTCAAGCAATTGCTGCAGGAATGCCCGCTCCCCACCAATAGCTCTGTTCATGGCTCGAATAAAAGCCTTTTCAAGGTCTTTTTCCTTTACATCCTTTGCCGAGCAAGCATCCAATCCGTTCAAAGCCTTATTGGTGCATTTCCAAATGTAGCTTTTAGTTTTACCAGTTCCCCAGCAAGAACGCTGGAGTTTTGCACCGCAGTTGTAGCAAAATAGCATCCCGGAAAAAGGATACTTGCAGCCATATTGATTTTTACCAGTGCTAGAATAGCCTCGAATGAAAGACCTTCTTCTAAACTCAGCCTGGACAGCCGCAAAATCATCGCTTGATGATCGGTTCATGGCTTTCAGATACATAATAGTTTTGAACAATCCCGTTTATTTCTTACACGCTTTTTGGTAAGGAAATCAACAGTATAGTCTTTTGAAGCCTTGCATCTCCCTTATATTTTTCATTTTTAAGAATCTTTATGATGTTACTTTCATGCCATTTGGTATCCCCTGCACCATTTCCCAAACCATCAAGGGTCAGCCCTTTAGCGATTTACCTGGTGCTTTTCCCCTCTAAAAACTCCCTGTATATTCGCTTCACAATTTCAGCCTGCTCCGGAACAATAACAAGATCTCCATTTTCATTCTTTGTATATCCCAAAAATCTCTTGTGATTCACAAACACTTTTCCACTCTGAAATCTATGCACTATGCCCACCTAGTATTATGACTGAGGGCGAAAGACTCCTCTTGAATAATATTTTAGGATAGAGCCACTAGTGTACTCAAACAGAGCCACCTTGGTCATGGTGGGAGCCATCGTCTCAACCAATGGTTTTGCACTTTGGAGCCGCATTTATTCCACGGTCCTCTTGACAACGAGCCTCTGCCGGCATGGCGTGAGGCATCAACGGCATCACCCCTTTGGGGTCGGGCTACGGGGGCGGGTGATGCCTGGCCTTCAGCCTAGCATGCCGGCCCTCATTATCAAGAGGCTTTCGCGGCATAAACGCTCAAGTTCATCGGGTGCGTATGCATCGGGCACGGAACAATAATGTTTGAGTGGCTC is part of the Metallumcola ferriviriculae genome and harbors:
- a CDS encoding zinc ribbon domain-containing protein; translation: MYLKAMNRSSSDDFAAVQAEFRRRSFIRGYSSTGKNQYGCKYPFSGMLFCYNCGAKLQRSCWGTGKTKSYIWKCTNKALNGLDACSAKDVKEKDLEKAFIRAMNRAIGGERAFLQQLLENIKTGIEQVEQEFTIGS